The nucleotide window ATTACGGCCAGGGTTGGTCGGAAGCGGATGTGGGTGAAAGAGTAACCGGGCAGCAGCCGGCATAACCATGCTTAGGGCTTCAAATAACCGGAGTCGACGATTTCTGGGAAACCAATTACCGGCCAGATATAGCAATGGCGCATTATACTCCCGGCACGTCTACCATAGTTTTAAGTTACAATCCAGATACCTGCAATGAGCTGATCTGGGGAGATTACAAAGGGTGGATCTTATCGGGGTACACACACGGAGGACAGGTAAGACCTCCATTTTTACCTGCGCCTGTAGTACCGGTAATAATAAAACCTATACGGTCGGAGAAATAGATCTTGAGGATGGCAGAACCCTGTGTATAAACCGGGCCTTAGGATATAAATGGCAACTGCGACTGAATGTAAGGCCCGAAATCACCATTTTACACTACAACCCGGCTAATGAAGTTTACCATAAAATATTGGATGGAGTCAACTCATAAATTACACCAAAGCCAAAGCTGTAATACAGGTTGGGGTTGTTGATACCCGAACCGGTACGGCCATCCAGGTTTTTAGAAAACAGCCGTGCATTTCCTTCAGCCAGCAACTTTACGCGATTGTTGAGCTTATATTTTACACCGCCACCCACTGGCATTGCAAATCCTGTTTTGTCACTGCCTTCTTTGGCGCCAGCGGTAGAAGAATAGTTAAACAGGGTATATACGCCGGCTCCCAGGTTAACAAAAGGAGTTACCTTATGACTTTGCAGATCTATAAAATCGTATTCACCTTTTACACTTAGCTCCGCCATTTCTGTTTGAAACTGCCCGTTAGGTTTAGATGCCTGTGACGCAACATTCGAATTATCACCTCTAATCCTGCCGCCGAATGCTTCTGCGCGAACATATAGTTTGTCCCAAACTCTGCGCCTGTACGCAACGGATGCATATAAGGAGGTATGGCTGGCAAGGGATGCGTCAACAGCAAAGCGGCCGGAATAACTTAGTGCTCCAAAATTAAATCCCACACTATTCTTTTGCGGGGTGAATTTTTGCGCTGAAAGGCTTAAAGAGCCCAAGACGACTGTTGAAACGATAATAATTTTTTTCAAAAAAATGGTCATAATAACAAAATTTGGGTAAGCAATTTACTTATTCGCCCAGCCTTTTGAGCTAAGATTGTTCAATTGCTTTTGGATTATCTCGGCCTGGTCAGCCTTTAACGGTGTATTGGTAAACCCATTCTCAGCGTCCAGTGAAGATTTCTGGATCATACTTTCGAAGAGACGGTTTTCAAATACTTCTTCCCAGGTTACATAACCCGATATGTTTAGAGGATTGGTGATGCTATTTCGTACCAAAGCTTTACGAAGATCGGGGTAATAAACCCAGAAAACGGCATGCTCGCTATTTTCCATCGTGTAGCCGTCTGAACTGGTGTAACTGGTAAGCGGAGCAATACCCAGGATTCTTACATAAGTTTTTCCGTCACGTTTATTGAATATCCACTCTTCTTTTAAACGGAATTTGTAAACTGAGTCCGGAGCAACATCACGGGCCCTCACCTGGTAACCCGCAATATTCCCTTCCATATCATATTTAGCTACCGTATCTACGCCGCCGCCGAATCCGGCTACCGCCTCATCAAAACTGATAGGAGTGGTAAAACGATCATCTACATTACTGAAAGCCTGAACACTATCTTCTTTGATTGCCCTTAATATTATGTTGATCAGCCTTTTATCATCATCACCGTCAATAGATTTATTATAAAAGTAGCGGGCATTTTTTTGTGTACGCGCGTCAATGGTGCGCCATACCCGCACGCGGTACATGGCGTCTGCCGCATATAGCTGTGTATAAGCCAACGGTGTAGCAGCGCTGTCGGTATGATCATCTTCCAGGATATTGTCTTTTCTCAGCGATTGTTTGGAAACGCCGTACAAACCGCCTTCTCCCTCGTCTTCTACCACTTCAATAGGCAGGTTGGCCGCAGGTGTATTATAGTCACCGCCCTCGCCGGTACTATTTTGTGCCGGCTTATCCTTTGGGGTTGTTTTTTTTGTATCTGTAGTTTTTTTCTCTGTGCTTTTTGCCGGTGTTGATGGCGTATCATAAGCACTGCGCCGTTGCGCCATCAACGAGCCGCTGATCATTAAGAATAATACTATACTACAAGTAATACGAAATTTCATTGCTTCAGTTTTTATAAGTAATCGTGGCCTTACAGACGAATATATTCATATCCCGGTTGCCCAATGTGATAATCTAGCCCGCAAACATTAAACCAAATCATATTATTAGAAAAGGTTAAATGCAATTGGAGGTAATGCCCGGGTTCCGCCAGGCCCCGAAGCTCTTATTTCATCGATGGTGATGGTACTTCCAGGCCTTGCCCTTTCGATAAGGCTGCGTACCGCGTTAAATGAGTTGCCGGATACTGCTTTATGCATAAACTCTGGGTACCCTGCGCCTGTAAAAGTCATCGTGTATTCTACAACCGTAAACTTAACACCTTCAAATACAAAGTTTTCCAACTCTGCTCTCACACCTGCCTGTGCTTTAAATTCATTAACCCGCATACGCCCGCCACGGCTGGCGCCCACCATGGCAGTAGGTGTTGGTACCGATTTTACCCGGAAATCGAAACTGGTAGACTGTTTACCGTCATTGACGGTCACTTTTGCGGTTCCGGGTGTGGTCACCTTTGCAATATATTTACCACCGCTGCCAGAAATAGAGCCCTGGCTAATGGATACACGAAGGTTAGCTGCATTTGTTCCGCTTCCACCGCCTACAGATATCGGATTATCCAACCCTACATAGAGTACTTTTACAGCGTCAGCACTTACTGTAAGGCCTGTGGGAGATGCTACCGTATAAGTGATATCTCTTGAAAGCGTAGCAGTAGTACCGTCAGGTTTTACAAAAGAGATATTGACCTTCCTGGTGTAAGTGCCCGGTCCACCAGCAGTTGTTTTATATTCTGCCAGGCCATTAGCATTTAACGGTACTGCTGCTCCGTCAATGGTTACGGTAGGCTTTGCGTTTTTACTGAATGCTCCAACCCCTGCAGTAATCGTAAACTCACTACCTGGTAAAAGAAACTGCGCATTAGCCGTGGCCAGGGCCTGAAACTCATCATACACTACCTGTACTTCACCAATCTGGTTATGACAGTATTCAACTACCTGGGCTTCAGCATTTTTAATATCACTTTGAAATTTCGAAAGAACCGTGATGGCTGCAATTGCCGGGGTTCTTCTAAAATAGGCATCCTCCCAGTTTTTATTGCTCTTATTCTGCACATCCGGCATGGTCAGATCAAGTGGCAGGCTATTCTGGAACTGGGCGTTGATTTTAGCGTCAATACCCAACAGGCTCTTTTTATAGTCGGTTAATTTATTGAACAGTTGCTGTCCGCCATCGCCATCTACTAATACTTTGGTAGCAGCATTGGTGTTTTTCGCATTAAAGTGTCCGCCGTTTGCGCCACCAGCCTCATTGGTGATCTGGGTCTTTACATTGTCTATATAAGCAACCATTTCATCGGACAGCTGTTTAGCCCGGTCGGCCTTGGGTTTCCATATCGCTGCCAGGTCCCTGGTTTTGGGATCATTTAATTTACTCTCAAGTGAGGAAAATATGGTTGCTGTTTTTTTATCAATGGTAGCGCTGGCATTAGAGAAGCTTTTATCCATTGTTTTAAAAGCATTTAATACCTCGCTTGATATATTCAGTGCCAGCAATGCTGTAAGCACCAAATACATCACGTTAATCATTTTTTGCCGGGGCTCTTTAGGTAAAGCCATAAATTATTGCCGATTTATGTTTTGATTTGAGATGCAGGAGTTCTCAATATTCAATTTTAGATTCCATTTCTTCTGATACACCACTGCTGCAGTAGCTTTCGAAGACATTTTTGAGAAAATACCGGTACGTAGATATTGCCGGTATATAATATTTATGCACCTTTCATTTGCATAGCAGAGATCATGCTGCTGTAAACCTGGTTTAATTTTGCAAGGTTTTTAGCCAGTTCTGCCATTTCCTTCTGAGTGGCTTTTGCATCTTCAGCACTGTTAATTAAAGCATGAGAAGTTTCCGCCAGCTTATTATAATAGGTATTTACCCTGTGAATAGAAAGTGTAGCTTCTTTTACCTGCTTGGCATATTCTTCTGTTTCAACAACACTGTTAGAAGCACTGCTGATCTTATTAATGTTGGTTTCTAATGATTTAAAGCCCTCACTTAACCTGTTTAATGAATCAGGTGTAATGTCCGCTGCCTGCAACATTTCATCCATAGATGCCAATGCGCTGCCGGTACGGGTTGTTTTAGCAGGCGCCGCTTCCACCACTGCTACGGTGGTAGCATCATCCAGCGCTTCAGGCTTAAATGCATACATCAATGCATATATTAAAAACACCAATGCCTCCGTATACATACCAAATTTTAACCAGGTGTCCGGGTCTCCGATGGGAGCCGTATTAGTAAGTTTGAACAGGGCTCCTAATAACACAGGCACAGCGCCCAATGAGAAGAAAATATTCAAATAACGCTGGATGTTGGAGTTTTTTTCTGCCGGCATATAGTTTGTTTTTTTATTATGTTTTATTTGTTATTTATGCTTTTGTAGTTATTCCGGAAGATTAATTACTACGCGGAAACCAATGTAAGAGTGAGTGGCATCCATATCTTCGTAAGACCGGTTACTCGTGGTAACCATTGACGGAGAATCTTTCCAGCTTCCGCCTCTTAATACCTTTCTTCTCTGGAATTTTGATTCGGATTGAGGTGTTCCAAACTGTATGTCAGGATTAAACCGGTTCTGGAAATTTTCACCGCCTTCGTAATAAGAGGTGATCATCCACTCCGATACGTTATCCGCCATATTGTAAAGTCCTGCCTGACCTTTTTTACTATCATTTACATAAACCGGGAAGATCTTACCCTGTGCCTCTACATCAACCTGATCGCTATCTTTCGATTTCGAAGATTTCTTTTTCTCGTTACCAGCAATATCAAGGCTAGCAGCGTAGGACCATTCTGCTTCTGTTGGCAGACGACATTTTCCCCCTTCGGCCATTTTGTTCTTGGCCTGGTAAGTGTTGATCTTTTGCTTGGTCATCCAGTCGCAAAAAGCGTTGGCCTGGTTCCAGCTTACACCAACAACCGGGTAATTCTGAAATTTAGGGCTGCTGAAATACCCCACAGCCATCTGCTCGTTATTCGAATATCCGAAATCCCTCATCCATGTAAGTGTGTCGGGGTAAACGGGAACAGAATACTTATAAATGAATTCACTTGGCGCCTTATCCTTATTTTCTTTTTTTGCAGCCTCCTGGTAGTTAAAACCCTGTAACAGGTAAACAAGCTTTTGAGGGTCAATCGTTCTCTTGTTATTGATGGTTTTAGAAGGATCCATCAGCAAATCGCCTAACTGGCTCATAATCTGGGGATCGGCATAGTTGATTTTTGATGCCTGTTTCCAGTTTACAGCAGTGTCACCTGCAATAATGGTAACGTATTCTCCACCCAGCGTGCGTGCGGCAATAGAATCTCTCACCCAATAAACAAATTCTTTGTACTGCGCATTGGTGATTTCTGTCTGCGACAGATAAAATCCGCTGATCAACACGGGTTTAGACAATTCTTTCTTCAAAACCGAGGAAGTATCAGCTTCATCTCCCATTACAAAGGTTCCGGTAGGAATTTCAACAACAGATAAAGGTAACGTTGCAGAGATATCAGATTTTTTACTAACCAGTTTCTTTAATCGCTGCCCTTTTTGGGCAGAAGAAAAATTTGTCGCTAAAAAAAGAACAAATACTACAGCCAGAAGTCTCTTCATGTTATATCAGATAAGGTTTAAAACTTTGCGAAACTCATTTTTCGAGCAAAACATATACCAAAAAAGGAATTTGTTCCGCAAATATAAGTGTTGCATCATATTTGGCCTTCGGCGTTTAGCTGGGTTTGGTTTTAAAAAGGATGAAACCTATCTTTTTTTAGACAAAACCGATTGTTGCATCGGATTTTTAATAAATAATTTATAACGGGCGCCTAAACTGATGCAGACTGTGAAAGTGCATTTTGCAGGTCTTTTATTAAGTAATCAGGGTCCTCAAGGCCAAAATATAACCGTATATGACGATGACTTTCATTTTCCTCGTCATACACATTTTCTTTAACAAAGGCACAGCGGGGAATAACCAGGCTTTCATGCCCACCCCAGCTCACCGCCATTAAAAAATGTTGCAAGCTTTCACAAAATTTAATGATAGCCGACCTTTTTTTATTTTTAATAACAATGGTAACCAACCCCAAAGCAGCTTTCATTTGTTTTTTAGCCAGGTCATATTGGTCGAAAGACGGATGGAAGGGAAATATGAGCCGTTGAATTGCTTCATGAGACTCTAAAAACCGGATCATCTGGGTGGTAGTTTGATTGATTCGCTCCAGGCGCATGGGGAGGGTTCTCAGGCCACGCAGTAGCAGCCAGCCATTAAATGGCTGCAACCCACTGCCAATTGTCATGAATTCTGTGTCAAAAATTTTTTTCATCATGACATTTGTCCCACAAAGAACGCCGCCCAATGTGTCACTGTGACCACCAATGTATTTGGTAGCTGTTTGCATAGCGATGTCGATACCCAATTCAACTACGTTCTGATAAACAGGCGTACAATAAGTGTTATCTATAAAGGTGATAATATTTTTTTCTTTGGCCAACCGCGCAATTTCTGCTAATGGTTGTAGCTCGTAAGTCCAGCTATTGGGAGACTCCAGGTAATATAAAACCGTGTTGTCCCGGGTTGCTTCCTGCCAGTCGCCAGCCTGTCTACCATCAATGTAAGTTACGGTTATGTTAAAACGCGGTAAAATGGCGTCGAACATTTTTTTTGCGGAACTATACGGATTTTTTACTGATACGATGTGATCGCCCGCTTTTACATTAGCCAATACCCCGGCAAAGATGGCAGCTGCGCCACTGCTAAAAAGCAGGCAATCTTCCGAGCCCTCTAAAGCTGCCAGCTTTTTGCGAAGGATATCTGTAGTAGGATTAATGCCCCTGCTATAGATATAATCGTTTCGTTCGTCTTCGAAAGCATTACTAAAACTTTCTACATCTTTAAACGAAAAATTACTGGCCTGCCAAATCGGTGGCGCTATCGCATTGAAATATTGATCCCTGTTTTCGCCGAGTTCATTTATTATATGTGAGAGGTCCATTTATAAGGATTTTTTTTTATTTTTTCGATAGAATAGAAAATAGACAGCGATAAAAAATGTCAATACAATCAAACCGGTTAAAGCTGCATAGTCATTCTTTTGATAGTCGGCCGCGATACTGATAGCCAGGAAAGCATAAGCCGCGATAAATATAACCGGCAACAGCGGATAAAGCTTCATACTGTAAATGCCTGTTCCATCCAGGTGTCGTTTTTTTCTTCGGAAATAAAAGATACTACCTGCTGAAAGTGCCATACCAAAACAATCCAGGAAAATGGAAAAACTCAGTATTTTGTCAAACTCTTCGGCCCAGAAAACGACGAGTACCGCGATCAGTGAAAAAATAGTTAATGAGGAAGTGAGGACGCCGTTTGTATTGGTTCTGGAAAATAAAGCCGGGAGCACTTTGTCATTACTCATGGCATACATAACCCGCGGATTGCTTAACAGAGAGCCATTGATATAACCCAGCACGCCCAGGAACAATAATACGGATAGAATATTTTCGGCCTTGGTGCCCAGGACTTTTGAAGCCATAATAGCGGCGATATTCTTACTGTCCTTCAGCTGCTCAAAACCTATTACTCTTACGTAGGCATAGTTTACAAGGAGATATAGAGACACAATAATAAAAATACCCCAGAAGATGCTACGTGGTACTGTTCGTAACGGATCTTTTACCTCGTCTCCGAAATTGATGGTTTGCTGGTAACCTCCATAGGTAAAGCTTACCGCAACCAGGCCGATCCCAAAAGCTTTGATATAGTCTGTAAAGGCTGTTGTTGTAGTAGTTTCGGGTTTTATAACAGGCGCGGCGGGCGCCAATAAAACAGATACGATCAGCAAAAGAACCATCCCTATTTTGATGATCATCAGGATATTCTGGGTACGGGAGCTTAGTCTGAGCCCCAGCATATTCACGCCATAAAAGATGATGATGGCAATGATAGCAAATAAAAGTTCTACGGTTTTGATCTCGGTTGATGCGGGAAACAATACCCCCGAAAGGTATTCACTGCCCACCAGGGCAACCATTGCCAGGGAAGCCGCATTACTTACCAGGATGATGCAATTGATGGCAAACGCTATAGAAGGATGATAGGCATAGGAAAATACCTTATAATATCCGCCTGTGGCAGGAATGCGCGAGCCTATTTCGGCATAGGTCAGCGCTCCGCAAAAAGCAACAATGCCTCCGGCCAGCCAGCAAAGGAAATAAGTCAGCACATCGGGAGTTGCCTTAGCTACATTTACCGGGGCTCTGAATATACCCATTCCTATTACAAAGGATACGCAGATCATTGTGAGATCGAAAAGACCAAGCTGTTTTTTCATGTATGAATTTTTGTAAGCAGTAAAGCTGCAATGGCGGGTATGCGTTGTTTTCTCAAGTCATGTGTTTAAAAGTCGAATGATTTACGCGGGGTGCTCCCTTTTTCTGAAAGCGTTTTGTTGGCACTGAAGATAAAGAATTATTGAAAGCTGATAATTCTCTGGTGGTTTAAATAATAAAGACTTCCATTTGCTGAACCCTTAAAGTTGCGGGCGGAATATTATTCATAATTAAAATATGCATATTTGTATACCAATATATATGGAGATAGCAGGCTACATAGCAGCATTATTAATTGGCCTAACCCTGGGCCTGGTTGGCGGTGGTGGGTCTATATTAACTGTTCCCATACTGGTATATCTTTTCCAGGTATCGCCGGTGCTCGCCACTTCCTACTCATTATTTATAGTGGGGGTGACCAGCCTGGTAGGCTCGATCAATAGCTTCGCCAATAAGAAAGTTGACTTTAAAACCGTTGTGGTATTTGGAGTGTTATCGGTCATTACCGTTTTCTGTATACGTCATTATCTTATTCCTCATCTGCCTTCATTTGTGAGTATTGCAGGGTTTCAGGTACCAGTGTCTCTTCTGACCATGTTATTGTTCGCTATTCTCATGATTGTGTCTTCTTTTTCAATGATCAGGGCAGAAAAGGAGAGCACTGTTGTTCGCCGGACCGGGGTTGGCTATATCGCATTGTATGGGATTGCTGTAGGGTTAGTAACCGGTTTGCTGGGCGCCGGTGGTGGCTTCCTGTTAATTCCTGCTTTAACGGTATTGCTCCGGCTTCCCATAAAGAAAGCGATTGGTACCTCGCTGGTGATCATTACACTTAACAGTCTTATAGGTTTTGCAGATGATGTAACTCATCATCAAATGAATTGGCCGCTGCTGCTAAAAATAACAGGGATATCTGTTATAGGTATTCTGGCCGGCTCAGTAATCAGCCAGAAATTAGACGGGGGCACTCTAAAAAAGAGCTTTGGCTGGTTTGTTTTATTAATCGGTATTTATATCATCTTTCATGAATTAACAGGTCTGTCCGGGCATTAACATCATGATGGGCTATTTGGCTAACTTTATAAATAATATGATAGAGTTAATTCGAAAACCCTGGCCCTGGTATATAGCCGGCCCGCTGATAGGGCTGATTGTACCCACTTTGTTACTGTAGGCAATAAACATTTTGGGATATCGGCAAACCTGAGACATATTTGTGCCGCCTGTATTCCGGCCAACATCCCTTTTTTTAAATACAACTGGAAAAAAGAAATCTGGAACCTGTTTTTTGTTGCAGGTATTCTCGTTGGCGGGTTTATAGCTGCGCATGGGTTGTCTAATGGGGACGCAGTATCCATAACACCCGCGCTGGCTGCCGAGCTTCGGACTTATAATGTTACCGATACCCGGCATTTATTACCACAGGAAATATTTAGCTGGCAACATTTATTAACCTTGAGGAGCTTTATATTGTTGGTGGTTGGCGGATTCCTCGTTGGCTTCGGCACCCGTTATGCAGGTGGCTGTACAAGTGGCCATGCCATTATGGGACTCAGTAATCTGCAATGGCCATCCCTGGTGGCAACCATATGTTTTATGACCGGTGGCTTTGTTATGGCCAATGTATTACTTCCAGTCATCATGAAATTATAAAACTGATTTAATGAACAATAAGGTTACTGATTTTGAAGTACAGCCTGATGACAATGCTCGCACCCCTAATACCGGTATTGCATATAATTTGAGGTATTTACTTGTAGGTATGGTATTTGGAATTGTATTTGTAAAGGCGGAAATCGTTTCCTGGTTTAGGATACAGGAGATGTTCAGGCTGCAGAGTTTTCATATGTACGGTGTAATAGGAAGTGCGGTGATCGTTGGCGTTATTTCAGTTTGGATAATAAAGAAGTTCGGTTTAAAGGCCATAGATGGAACTCCTGTTACTTTTCAATCTAAGAAATTTCATAAAGGACAGATTTTCGGAGGACTTATGTTTGGACTGGGTTGGGCCATGACCGGCGCCTGTCCGGGTCCTTTATTCGCACAGATCGGCTCAGGGTTTACCGTTGTGATAGTCGTGTTGCTCAGCGCTATTGCAGGTACCTGGGTATATGGTTATATAAAGGAAAAGCTCCCCCATTAAGAGAAAGCTTTCCTTTAACTATGAGCCGATACTAAAATATTTTATCGTAACTAGCTCTCTGTAGGGATCATCTGCCTTCTCGGGGGGCCGGCGTTTCCTCCGGCGCTTGTAACCATTGATGAATGTTGTAAAGGTGTTCCCGCTAAATTAAAACGTAAGCAATTCACTTATGCAAAAATGCAGCTGCCGGGCAAACGAAGTGAAACCAGCGGGGCAGGTATTTTAGGCCCCGTCTGTTCATGTTCAAACAAACTTAATACATTTCTGTACTTTTGCGGCGATTTTTGGTCTCCGCGGTTAGCGGAGTTAAAAGGGAAGTCCGGTGTGAGTCCGGCGCTATCCCCGTAGCTGTAAGGTTTACGGATTTCTAGAATCCAGTGTTTCGCTCATATCCACTGTGTGCCGGCCGGCGCATGGGAAGGGAGCCGGAATGAAGCCAAGCCAGAAGACCTGCCAATTTTCGCATTATATTATTCAGGCTTTCGGGTGAAAAGCGTGAAATGTAACCGCTGCTGCGTTTATGTTTCCTTTTGCCCCGCCATTCAACTAAAACACTTTACAAGTGAAAAAAGTAATTCTATCGATGTTGGCATTTGCATCAGCCACATCATTAAAGGCGCAACAAGAGGTGATGAATCAGGATCTGGAGAAGGTAACAGTAACAGCAACGAGATTTCCCAAAAAGCTGAGCGAAACAGGTAAGGTGGTGAATGTTATCAGCAGGGCTGATCTTGATAAGGCAGGAGGCAAAGACCTGTCCCAGCTATTGAACGAAAAGGCAGGGGTGATTATTAATGGCGCTAATACTAATCCGGGAAAAGATAAAAGTGTTTTTTTACGGGGAGCAGCTAATGCCTATACTGTTATTCTTATCAACGGTGTTCCGGTAAACGATCCTACTGGTGTAGGTGGCGCGTTTGACCTGCGAGTGCTGCCGGTTGAGTCAATAGAACGGGTGGAGATTTTAAAAGGAGCACAGAGCACTTTATACGGCACCGATGCAATAGCAGGGGTCATCAATATAATTACCAGGAAGGGGGAAGGAAAAGCCGCGAACTTGTACGGTGGAATTAGTTATGGAAGGTATAATACGCTCAAAGCGAATGCCGGATTAAACGGTAGCTTTAATGAATCTTCCTATAACATCTCTTTTATGCATGATGAAACCGGAGGTATTGCCGAAGCGAAAGATAAAATAGGCACACAAAGTTTTCCCCGTAATGGCATGTTGAGAAATTCCTTGAGTATTGATATAGATGGTGCGGTTACCAGTAACTTTCATGTTAAGCCATTTTTCAGGTATGCATACTTTAAAAGCAGCTTTGCCAATGATGCTTTTATCGGCGGAGGCAATCGTTTTGCGAGCGAGTTGCTTTCTGCGGGAACCCAGGCTCAGTATAGTTTCGACAAGGGATCGGTAACCGGTATTTTTTCTTTTGATAATGTAAAACGTGCCTATCCCGATGGATTTGTAAAAGCTTTTGAAGGAAATAAAAAAACAGCTGAGCTTTTTAACAGGGTGGATTGGCACCGGCATTTTCAAACCTTGTTAGGATTACGGTACGATGATATTACGATGAAAAATCCTAATGCAACCAGCCTCGACACCAGTATACAAATGATCAGTCCTTATCTCTCTTTATTTCTGAAAGACTGGAACGGTTTTAACCTTGAACTGGGCGGACGCCTTAATAACCATTCTAAATTTGGTAACACATTTACTTATTCCGTCAACCCATCCTACCTGGTTAATGATCAGTTTAAGGTTTTTGTAAATTACGGAACTGCATTCAGGGCACCGGCTTTGTCAGAATTGTATGGATCGTTTGGTGCAAATCCGCTGCTGAAACCTGAGGAGTCCAGAACACTTGAAGGGGGGATACAGTATATAGGCGTTGACGAAAAATGGAACATAAGAGTAGTTGCATTTAACCGTAATACAAAAAATATTATTGCCTATCAAAATCGACAATACACTAATTATAACAGGCAAAAGGACCATGGTATTGAAATTGAACCTACCATTAATATTAATGATGATATCCAGTTAAAATTATTCTACACTTTTGTTGAAGGTAAGGTAACAACAGCAGCGGTAAACGGCGATACCACTTATAATAACTTATTTAAGCGCCCCAAACACACATTGGGATTGAGCCTGGGTTATCAGGTAACACCAGCGCTATTTGTGAGCACAAACTTCCAGAATTTTGGTAAAAGAGCCGATCTTTATTTTGAATCTATTCCACCTTATGGACAGCAAACCGTGCCGCTTGCCTCCTACAGCCTTTGGGATATCTACAGTGAGTATTCTTTCCTGAAGTCGAGATTAAGGGTATTTGCGCAGGTAAGCAACCTGCTGGATGCGGATTACTATGAGGTGTATGGGTACAGTGTTTTAGGCAGATCGTTAAATGCGGGAATAAGGTTCAGACTGTAATTGAGGAGTTGACAGGAGGAGCTCCTTTAACTATCCGAATACCGGGAACAATGGTTTATATTCGTATGGCATTTGCTATTGGTAACCAAACAAACCGGCTGATATGAATTTTAGCTATAAAGAAATTCTTACTGTTGCATTCACCCTTTTTGCGATTATAGACATCATTGGTTCTGTGCCGATACTGATTTCTATAAAAAATAAAGCCGGGGGCATCCGGGAATTTCGGGTTACCATTATTGCAGGGGCTCTGATGCTTTTGTTTTTATTTTTGGGCGGGCCGATACTGAACATATTAGGACTTGATGTAAAATCCTTCGCGGTGGCCGGTTCTATTGTGATCTTTATACTGGGATTGGAAATGGTTTTGGGTATAGAATTTTTTAAATCAGATGGCGATGTAAAAGCTTCAACGGTAGTGCCACTGGCATTCCCTTTAATTGCCGGTTCCGGAACCCTAACAACTATTATGTCATTAAAAGCCAACTATGGTGTGTATACTATTCTTATTGCAATTGTACTGAACCTCATTGTTATTTACACGGTTTTAAAATCCTTAAGTGGCATATCAAAACTACTGGGACCCAGCGGGCTGATCGCCATCAGGAAGTTTTTCGGCGTGATTCTCTTAGCG belongs to Niabella yanshanensis and includes:
- a CDS encoding MarC family protein, giving the protein MNFSYKEILTVAFTLFAIIDIIGSVPILISIKNKAGGIREFRVTIIAGALMLLFLFLGGPILNILGLDVKSFAVAGSIVIFILGLEMVLGIEFFKSDGDVKASTVVPLAFPLIAGSGTLTTIMSLKANYGVYTILIAIVLNLIVIYTVLKSLSGISKLLGPSGLIAIRKFFGVILLAISVKIFAANAAGLLNH